In Chitinophaga sp. H8, a single genomic region encodes these proteins:
- a CDS encoding FecR family protein, with protein MITKQALKAIIDQYVTGTLDTPGKETLRGIIADPAYEQVLAELMDEAFEERLAGTYDYPETQQRMKQLLLQQIRQLEQPVKRMYPWRTWWAAAAIVLLAGSTGAYFWMQHPTVENIPAATVATVLPGSNKAVLILADGSAVTLDSTGNQVIQQGKTAIHQNKGQLQYIAQGPGTATGFNTLRTPRGGQFQLTLPDGTRAWLNSASSLKYPTAFTGKDRVVELNGQGYFEIASNAAKPFKVKVNNALEVQVLGTRFDIMAYPDEAAIKTTLLQGAVRVQRGAAVETLHPGQQAVAVIDSLGIAVKETDVNRAIAWKNGLFIFNNMELGTILREISRWYDVEIVYQAPANKSLYGGGISRSQNLTEVLRFLEAGGTNHFKITGRQVIVLP; from the coding sequence ATGATCACAAAACAGGCATTAAAAGCTATCATCGATCAGTATGTTACCGGCACGCTGGATACGCCCGGAAAGGAAACCTTACGCGGTATCATTGCGGATCCTGCCTATGAACAGGTATTGGCTGAACTGATGGATGAGGCTTTTGAAGAGCGGCTGGCCGGTACTTATGATTACCCGGAAACGCAACAGCGGATGAAACAGCTATTGCTGCAACAGATCAGACAGCTGGAACAGCCTGTAAAACGAATGTATCCCTGGCGTACCTGGTGGGCAGCGGCAGCGATCGTTCTGCTGGCAGGCAGTACCGGCGCTTATTTCTGGATGCAGCATCCCACGGTGGAAAATATTCCGGCTGCAACAGTTGCTACCGTATTACCCGGCAGCAACAAAGCAGTACTGATATTAGCGGATGGGTCTGCAGTGACATTAGACAGCACCGGCAACCAGGTGATCCAACAGGGAAAAACAGCCATTCATCAAAATAAGGGACAACTGCAATACATCGCACAGGGGCCCGGCACGGCAACAGGTTTTAATACGTTGCGTACCCCAAGGGGAGGCCAGTTCCAGCTTACCTTGCCAGATGGTACCAGGGCATGGCTTAACTCTGCCAGCAGCCTGAAATATCCTACTGCATTCACCGGAAAAGACAGGGTAGTGGAATTAAACGGACAAGGATATTTTGAAATTGCCAGCAATGCAGCAAAACCATTTAAAGTAAAAGTGAACAATGCGCTGGAGGTGCAGGTGCTGGGTACCCGTTTTGATATCATGGCCTATCCTGATGAAGCGGCTATTAAAACCACCCTGCTACAGGGGGCTGTCCGGGTACAAAGAGGAGCCGCGGTAGAAACATTACATCCCGGGCAGCAGGCCGTTGCTGTGATTGACTCTCTGGGGATTGCCGTGAAAGAAACTGATGTAAACAGGGCCATTGCCTGGAAAAATGGCTTGTTTATTTTCAATAATATGGAGCTGGGCACCATCCTGCGGGAAATATCCAGGTGGTATGATGTGGAGATTGTCTACCAGGCACCAGCCAATAAAAGCTTATATGGCGGCGGGATCAGCAGAAGCCAAAATCTGACAGAAGTGCTGCGCTTCCTCGAAGCGGGCGGAACAAATCATTTTAAAATAACAGGCCGACAGGTAATTGTTTTGCCATAA
- a CDS encoding RNA polymerase sigma factor, with protein MVLSLVFLYITPVNARYLVEIPVYHNENEQALLQQVAAGNEAAFTALFDHYWSKVYVHILSFLKNTALSEEVTQDIFLKIWEVRQNLPELNSFKNFLFIITRNRILSELRKKPALPEENDLSILEEQVLVPDRQLRYKEFYTHVMDAIELLPAQKKRVFKMNRVENRSRADIAREMGLTYGTVNQYLVEAISFLKTHLRNKVSGDLLLLFSVAGFILEK; from the coding sequence ATGGTGTTATCACTGGTTTTTCTATATATTACTCCGGTAAATGCACGTTATCTGGTGGAAATTCCCGTATATCATAATGAAAATGAACAGGCGCTGCTACAGCAGGTAGCAGCAGGCAATGAGGCGGCTTTTACAGCACTGTTTGACCATTATTGGTCCAAAGTATATGTCCATATCCTCAGTTTTCTGAAAAATACTGCCTTATCGGAAGAGGTGACTCAGGACATTTTCCTTAAAATATGGGAAGTGCGCCAAAATTTGCCGGAACTGAACAGCTTTAAAAACTTTCTTTTCATCATTACCCGCAACCGTATTTTATCTGAATTGCGGAAAAAACCGGCATTGCCGGAAGAGAACGACCTCTCCATCCTGGAAGAGCAGGTACTGGTACCCGACCGCCAGCTGCGTTATAAGGAGTTTTATACCCATGTAATGGATGCGATAGAACTATTGCCCGCCCAAAAGAAAAGGGTGTTTAAAATGAACCGGGTAGAGAACCGGAGCCGTGCGGACATCGCGCGGGAAATGGGGCTTACTTACGGAACTGTAAACCAATACCTGGTAGAAGCGATCAGTTTTCTCAAAACCCACCTCCGGAATAAGGTTTCCGGTGATCTGCTCCTCCTGTTTTCCGTGGCAGGATTTATCCTGGAAAAATAA
- a CDS encoding glycoside hydrolase family 16 protein: MKYAIVLLLSGLCICNVVSAQQKKGWKLIWQEEFNYTGLPDTSKWGYEVGHVRNNEAQYYTQARKENIQVGNGVLTIRGIKENYPNAAYRAGATYWSQQDSLAGYTSASINTDNKFTVTYGRIEVKAKLPQGGGIWPAIWMLGADRSNGGWPMTGEIDIMEFIGKEPNNIYGTIHYAKPDGKSHTSSGNHIAVPDLHPGFHIYAIEWDEQKIDIFCDDSMYHRFNIDAANRTTDNPFRKPFYLLLNLAIGGAWPGPIDDKLLPQEFVVDYVRVYQKK, from the coding sequence ATGAAGTATGCTATCGTTTTACTGTTGTCAGGACTTTGTATATGCAATGTAGTTTCCGCCCAGCAAAAGAAAGGCTGGAAGCTGATCTGGCAGGAAGAATTTAATTATACCGGACTACCAGATACCAGTAAGTGGGGATATGAGGTAGGGCATGTACGGAATAACGAGGCCCAATACTATACCCAGGCCAGGAAAGAGAATATCCAGGTCGGAAATGGGGTGCTTACTATCCGGGGAATAAAGGAAAATTATCCTAACGCCGCATACCGGGCAGGGGCAACCTATTGGAGTCAGCAAGATAGCCTGGCTGGCTATACCAGTGCCAGTATCAATACAGATAATAAGTTTACCGTAACCTACGGACGTATTGAAGTAAAGGCAAAATTGCCCCAGGGTGGGGGCATCTGGCCCGCTATCTGGATGCTGGGAGCCGACCGCAGTAACGGCGGCTGGCCGATGACCGGTGAAATAGATATCATGGAGTTTATCGGCAAGGAGCCAAACAATATCTATGGTACTATACATTATGCCAAACCAGATGGTAAATCCCATACCTCCAGCGGCAATCATATAGCAGTACCAGACCTGCACCCGGGATTTCATATATATGCAATAGAGTGGGATGAACAAAAGATTGATATCTTTTGTGATGATTCCATGTACCACCGGTTTAATATTGATGCTGCGAACAGGACTACTGATAATCCATTCCGCAAACCATTTTACCTGTTGCTCAACCTGGCCATCGGAGGCGCCTGGCCCGGCCCTATAGACGATAAGCTATTGCCACAGGAATTTGTAGTGGATTATGTAAGGGTATACCAGAAAAAGTAA
- a CDS encoding DoxX family protein, producing MKNKFPFITLSQSLLLLRIAVPFMLIAHAVIRITGGTIGRFANFLEERGFIFGLAIVWLITIVELAGGILMMLGYYTRWIAAIFIVQLTLGIIIIHAAKGWFVGEHGTGGVEYSLVLIVALVVIAAADKK from the coding sequence ATGAAAAACAAATTTCCGTTTATTACTTTATCCCAAAGCCTGCTGCTTTTAAGAATAGCAGTGCCGTTTATGCTGATAGCACATGCCGTGATCCGTATTACCGGAGGTACTATAGGGCGCTTTGCCAACTTTCTGGAGGAGCGTGGATTTATTTTTGGTTTGGCGATTGTGTGGCTGATTACCATTGTGGAGCTGGCAGGTGGGATCTTAATGATGTTGGGCTATTACACCCGGTGGATTGCCGCTATTTTTATTGTACAGCTTACCCTGGGTATTATCATTATCCATGCTGCCAAGGGCTGGTTTGTGGGAGAACATGGTACCGGTGGAGTGGAGTACAGCCTGGTACTGATCGTAGCGCTTGTGGTGATAGCAGCCGCGGATAAAAAATAA
- a CDS encoding nuclear transport factor 2 family protein has protein sequence MQHSSNKTIVLEAYKYLIGQQRTDLIDTYVSDHYIQHNPGLKDGKAGLREALTYLKQLPQPAAQQSPVIRALAADDMVFLHLDLTFGNKKLVVAELYRTEQGKLTEHWDAIQEQPATTDTAVTMTNGSTVIEDLSLTASNKAIITAFFQRLCHLPDPITIASHLSPTCIIHDPEIPAIAGRTALKMHRILAEGNFVVVQSEGKKAGTPSVFYDIYRLKNGVIAEYWCVSQAILATMPHTNGMI, from the coding sequence ATGCAACATTCATCAAACAAAACAATTGTACTGGAAGCTTATAAATATTTAATCGGACAGCAACGTACCGACCTCATTGACACCTACGTAAGTGATCACTATATACAGCATAACCCTGGTTTAAAAGACGGTAAAGCAGGATTGCGGGAAGCGCTGACCTATTTAAAACAGTTGCCGCAACCCGCAGCTCAACAGTCTCCGGTAATAAGAGCCCTGGCAGCAGATGATATGGTATTCCTTCATCTGGATTTAACTTTTGGAAACAAAAAACTGGTAGTAGCCGAGCTATACCGTACAGAACAGGGAAAGCTGACCGAACACTGGGACGCCATACAGGAACAGCCGGCAACAACTGACACAGCTGTTACGATGACCAACGGCAGCACCGTGATAGAAGACCTTTCGCTTACCGCAAGTAACAAAGCTATCATAACCGCATTCTTTCAACGGCTTTGCCATCTGCCAGATCCCATCACCATAGCCAGCCACCTAAGCCCCACATGCATCATCCATGATCCCGAAATACCAGCCATTGCCGGGCGCACTGCATTAAAAATGCACCGTATACTGGCAGAAGGGAATTTTGTAGTGGTACAATCCGAAGGAAAAAAGGCAGGTACCCCCTCCGTTTTTTATGACATTTACCGGTTAAAAAACGGAGTAATAGCAGAATATTGGTGCGTATCGCAGGCCATCCTGGCAACGATGCCACACACGAATGGAATGATTTAA
- a CDS encoding putative sensor domain DACNV-containing protein, protein MEVVHESSYQAASKVAGSIAAHFVKHLIAAQENQEEDLAIVPEPRLIEKMIDIAFWASLQREEGHAPRISLAFLMPSQAGKPLLFQKRLPLNSKVLSKLAPGVERPGVHVGVWCEGDELYIWGTTTKLPNYCFVLDVSEPGLLVVKHRRIIGLGKFTNVAVLKGDQVKVVDENSALLPDSPAMLTSLLGLDSSPLWNDPVNVLIQIAVSMRAHQHGGILLVTPAGNDCWKESIVQPLQYPVYPAFSGVADLTSHDCRKVTDIHWQTALKREIDNITGLTAVDGATVINDKHELLTFGAKIARASKSTPVDQVLLMEPVIGGGPVLVHPSGIGGTRHFSAAQFIHDQKNALALVASQDGYFTIFSWSPHHQLVQGHRIDILLI, encoded by the coding sequence ATGGAAGTAGTTCACGAATCATCTTACCAGGCTGCCAGTAAGGTGGCTGGCAGTATAGCAGCCCATTTTGTTAAACATCTTATTGCTGCCCAGGAAAATCAGGAAGAGGATCTGGCCATTGTGCCGGAACCCCGGCTGATTGAAAAAATGATAGACATCGCTTTCTGGGCCAGCCTGCAAAGAGAAGAAGGACATGCACCACGTATTTCCCTCGCTTTTCTGATGCCGTCCCAGGCAGGCAAACCCCTGCTTTTCCAAAAGCGGCTCCCGCTGAATTCAAAAGTGCTGAGCAAACTGGCGCCAGGAGTGGAACGCCCCGGGGTACACGTAGGTGTATGGTGTGAAGGTGACGAATTATATATCTGGGGCACCACTACCAAACTACCCAATTATTGTTTTGTGCTGGATGTATCTGAGCCAGGATTACTGGTCGTAAAACACCGCCGGATAATAGGATTGGGAAAATTTACCAACGTGGCGGTACTCAAAGGCGACCAGGTAAAAGTAGTGGATGAAAACAGCGCCCTCCTGCCGGATAGCCCGGCTATGCTGACTTCCCTATTGGGGCTCGACTCTTCTCCGCTATGGAATGACCCGGTCAATGTATTGATCCAGATAGCTGTATCTATGCGGGCACATCAGCATGGAGGTATTTTGCTGGTAACACCCGCGGGAAATGATTGCTGGAAAGAGTCTATTGTACAGCCATTACAATATCCCGTATATCCTGCCTTTTCCGGCGTAGCCGACCTCACCAGCCACGATTGCAGGAAGGTAACAGATATTCACTGGCAAACAGCATTAAAACGGGAAATCGATAATATTACCGGGCTCACTGCTGTAGATGGTGCTACCGTGATCAATGACAAACACGAGCTGCTCACCTTTGGGGCCAAGATAGCACGTGCCAGCAAATCTACCCCGGTAGACCAGGTACTGCTGATGGAGCCGGTGATAGGAGGTGGTCCGGTATTGGTACATCCATCAGGGATAGGAGGTACCCGTCATTTTTCAGCAGCACAGTTCATCCATGATCAAAAGAATGCACTGGCCCTGGTAGCTTCCCAGGATGGCTATTTTACCATCTTCTCCTGGTCGCCTCATCATCAGCTGGTACAAGGGCATCGGATAGATATCCTGCTGATATAA